The following proteins come from a genomic window of Sardina pilchardus chromosome 13, fSarPil1.1, whole genome shotgun sequence:
- the lrrc51 gene encoding leucine rich repeat containing 51 — LLSRPSALAWIDLSFNDITHIDPVLVELEQLRVLYLHGNSISRLGEVDKLGALPWLHTLTLHGNTLETERGYRGYVIAAVPQLKMMDFSAVTKQERRMAQIWHQPAHRHKPSNHSSDS; from the exons ctcctcagCCGCCCCAGCGCCCTCGCCTGGATAGACCTGTCCTTCAACgacatcacacacatagacccg GTCCTGGTAGAGCTGGAGCAGCTGCGGGTGTTatatctccatggcaacagcatcAGCAGGCTGGGGGAGGTGGATAAGCTGGGGGCGCTGCCAtggttacacacactcaccttgcaCGGCAACACCCTGGAGACAGAGCGGGGatacag ggGCTACGTGATTGCGGCCGTGCCGCAGCTGAAGATGATGGACTTCAGCGCGGTGACGAAGCAGGAGCGCCGCATGGCTCAGATCTGGCACCAGCCCGCCCACCGCCACAAACCCTCCAATCACAGCTCAGACAGCTGA
- the lamtor1 gene encoding ragulator complex protein LAMTOR1 isoform X1, translated as MGCCYSSDNEPAEQDNDERKPLIPHPNPDKPANGTERSPAAPPSTRPDEQALLNTILHRTAQSIIDVSAADSQGMEQHEYMDKARQYSTKLAVLSSTLSQKKPAPLPSLTSQPHQVLASDLIPSADLLQVSKVAAYAYSAISQIKVDAKEELVVQFAVP; from the exons ATGGGCTGCTGTTACAGCAGCGACAACGAGCCCGCGGAGCAG GACAATGATGAGCGGAAGCCTCTGATCCCGCACCCCAACCCCGACAAACCAGCCAATGGGACGGAGCGAAGCCCTGCGGCCCCGCCCTCCACACGCCCCGACGAGCAGGCGCTGCTCAACACCATCCTGCACAGAACcgccca GAGCATCATCGATGTGTCGGCTGCAGACTCACAAGGCATGGAGCAGCATGAGTACATGGACAAAGCACGGcagtacag cactAAGTTGGCCGTTCTGAGCTCCACACTCAGTCAGAAGAAGCCTgcaccccttccctccctcactaGCCAGCCCCACCAAGTGCTCGCCTCAGACCTGATACCCTCGGCAGACctgctacag gTGTCTAAGGTGGCTGCGTACGCGTACAGTGCCATCTCCCAGATCAAGGTGGACGCCAAGGAGGAGCTGGTGGTGCAGTTCGCCGTCCCATAA
- the lamtor1 gene encoding ragulator complex protein LAMTOR1 isoform X2, translating into MGCCYSSDNEPAEQDNDERKPLIPHPNPDKPANGTERSPAAPPSTRPDEQALLNTILHRTAQSIIDVSAADSQGMEQHEYMDKARQYSTKLAVLSSTLSQKKPAPLPSLTSQPHQVLASDLIPSADLLQVSKVAAYAYSACV; encoded by the exons ATGGGCTGCTGTTACAGCAGCGACAACGAGCCCGCGGAGCAG GACAATGATGAGCGGAAGCCTCTGATCCCGCACCCCAACCCCGACAAACCAGCCAATGGGACGGAGCGAAGCCCTGCGGCCCCGCCCTCCACACGCCCCGACGAGCAGGCGCTGCTCAACACCATCCTGCACAGAACcgccca GAGCATCATCGATGTGTCGGCTGCAGACTCACAAGGCATGGAGCAGCATGAGTACATGGACAAAGCACGGcagtacag cactAAGTTGGCCGTTCTGAGCTCCACACTCAGTCAGAAGAAGCCTgcaccccttccctccctcactaGCCAGCCCCACCAAGTGCTCGCCTCAGACCTGATACCCTCGGCAGACctgctacag GTGTCTAAGGTGGCTGCGTATGCGTACAGTGCGTGtgtataa
- the tomt gene encoding transmembrane O-methyltransferase homolog codes for MVSPAIALAFLPLLLTLLIRYRFYLVLLYRAVLLRWFYDLRTGLTREERAFRHVLTQATPGEPDSILEAFDRWSTSTEYISHIGPKKGKILDKVVQDVAPLVVLELGTHCGYSTIRIARALPVGARLITVEMDERNAQIAEKVVRLAGYDDDMVELRVSASEDLIPRLRAELGVERVDLVFMDHWKRCYLPDLRLLEACGMLGRGSVVLADNVLFPGAPHFLRYARSCGLYQLRIHRATLEYSAGIRDGMAQLQYCGVEIDT; via the exons ATGGTTTCCCCGGCGATTGCGCTGGCGTTCCTGCCCCTGCTGCTGACGCTGCTGATCCGGTACCGGTTCTACCTGGTGCTGCTGTACCGCGCCGTGCTGCTGCGCTGGTTCTACGACCTCCGCACCGGCCTGACCCGAGAGGAACGCGCGTTCCGCCACGTTCTCACGCAGGCCACGCCCGGAGAACCCGACAGCATCCTGGAGGCCTTCGACCGCTGGAGCACCAGCACGGAGTACATCAGCCACATCGGGCCCAAGAaag gtaagatCCTGGATAAGGTGGTGCAGGATGTAGCTccgctggtggtgctggagttGGGGACACACTGCGGCTACAGCACGATCCGGATCGCTCGGGCACTTCCTGTTGGGGCGCGGCTTATCACCGTGGAGATGGACGAGCGGAATGCACAAATAGCTGAGAAGGTTGTTCGATTGGCTGGCTATGATGATGACATG GTGGAGCTGCGCGTGAGCGCGTCGGAGGATCTGATCCCGCGGCTGCGTGCGGAGCTGGGCGTGGAGCGCGTGGACCTGGTGTTCATGGACCACTGGAAGCGCTGCTACCTGCCCGACCTGCGGCTGCTGGAGGCCTGCGGCATGCTGGGACGCGGCTCCGTGGTGCTCGCCGACAACGTCCTGTTCCCCGGCGCACCTCACTTCCTGCGATACGCCCGCTCCTGCGGCCTCTACCAGCTGCGCATCCACCGCGCCACCCTGGAGTACAGCGCCGGCATACGGGACGGCATGGCACAGCTGCAGTACTGCGGGGTGGAGATagacacgtga